The sequence CTAGAGTCTATTGGAGAATGCTGAGAAAGTCAAGGATACGAATTGAATTATAATTATTGCTTTCGAAAGTGGTATCATTGCCTTAAAAAAAGTGTTACCAAAAGGGGGAGCATGACAAGAGGCAACATAAGGGAATACACGGCGGCAGTGAGAGGAAGTTATCTGAGGGCATCAAAGAAGGAGAAGGGTAAGATTTTGGACGAGGTCACCGAAGTCGTAGGCTGCCACCGGAAGGCAGATATACGTCTACTGCATCGAACGAACCAGGTAGGGGTGAACGGAAAGGGAGGGTGTCCCAAGCAATACGGTGCTCCTGTGGCCGATGCACTAAGGGTGGCATGGCAAGCCACGGACCGGTTGTGTTCCAAACGCTTACATCCCTTTCTGCCGGAACTGGTTAAAGTGCTGAGGAGATACGGTGAGATTAAAATGACCTTCCCTTGATTAATGCATTACTTCTAGAGTTAGACTTCTTTTTTTAGGATACCATAAAATCTGTCTCTCGCGCTCCGTTCGATCCAGGGATAGTGACCGCATTTTTCTAACAGGATGAACCGAAAGTCTTCTAGAATGCGAGAAAGGGGGTCTTTGATCCCTTCGGCAAGATGGGGGTCGTAGTCGCCATGGATCGCGACTACAGGACACTGGATTCTCTTCCCGAGCTCTAAAAGCTTCCCACTGCTTCTTAGCTTCATGGCTTGTTCCCATACGCTTTTATAGATATCGTACTGGCATTCCAGTATCTCGCTTTCATGAGGCAAGGGGTTATATGAGTCAGCCCCGGATATCAACTCTCCCAGTCGGGCCATGGGCGTGTTTTTATCTAAAGTTGTGGGGTCGCTCAGGGTTTCCATCAGGGAAAGGGCTTCCTCTCTGTCTACTTCACTAAGCCGACTTAACCGGGTTTTCATAATGTTATCGGCATATTTTTCTTCGTAGGCCCCACTCGCAATGAGTATGAGTTTTTTTACCAGTGGAGGATACCGGGCGGTAAAAATAAAACTGAGCATTGCACCCCATGAGAAACCAATAAGTGTGACAGGTAGATCTCCGTTCTTTTCCAAAACGGCCTTTAGCTCTTGGACCTGCCCTTCAAGTGTTGTTGCTGTTTGAAGTGGCTCCAGAACACCCCTAACGGAGGAGAGTTCTCGAGCAACTGGTGCCAGTTCTCCAGGTGCACCTGGTCCACCGTGAATGACAGCTACATTGAAAGGCTTGGTTCCATATTTTCTTAAGTTTTTCATATTGAGTATGAAACCTACAACCAGCTCACGAAGGCCGTTAGAGTGTGTATTGGTGCAAGTTGACGCTTTGTGGGTACGGAGCTGCTGGGGAGTTCCAGATTTTTTATGGTGGAGCTAGGTGGACAATACAAAGAACCTTCAGCTTGGCATTTAGCCTTTCTTCCTAGTCCAGCTTAGCACAATAAAATCGTAGCACAGTATTGCTATCGTTGCAAATGTCAAAGCAAAGTAAATGTAGTCGACTGCACAAAATAGAATGTTGTGTGATTGATTAAACAGAATGGACTTTTGTTACCCACTGAACAAAACAAGCTATTGTTGGAAGTTAAATGTACAAGACAGTAATCTCGTACTCACATTTCGAAACCACCATCACGGAGTGCTTGTTATAAACTGCTTCTTATCCCGCTTACATATGATCTGAGTTACATTACGGCCCGACATTGCCGCCATGGGCACGGTACCGCCTGGTTCAACCCATTTCCCCGCCATGTAGAAGTTCTTAAGCCCTGGCAGGGTCTTGCTCATGCGCATGCCCATAGTCTTTGTTGAAACTTGCCAACCTTGATAGCTACCCTGCCAGTTGCCAGTGTAGCGCTCAAAGGTTATGGGCGTAGCCACATCACGCACCTCCACCTGATCCGCCAGCCCTGGGAAACGCTGGTCAAGCAGGGCAATCACTTTGTCGGCGATCTGCTCCTTCTCCGCTTTGTAGCGCTCAGGATCCCGATTCAGCTGGTTCCAGTACTCATAATCAGAGTTTAGTATGAGTCTAACCAATGTCTTGCCCGCAGGTGCTAGGCTGGGATCGAAGTTGTAGATGTGTGCGCCCATTCGCTTCAACTCCTTGCCACCAATTGTGACCGGCTCATCGAGAGGGTAGTTTATCCCTATCACTGAATGCGGCAGTTCGTCAAACGAGCGGATTACGCCCAGCCCTATGTGGATCAAGGGAGAAACCAGAGGAAGTTTGTCATAGTAGCCCTGGATTTTGTCGTTGATATACTTCCCGTCCAGCATGTCAAATATGGTGGTTCGACCATCGGCGGCAGAGATGACGATGTCGCTGCGGTGTTCAGTGCCGTCAGCCAGCCGCACACCGACTACCTGATCGTTTTTCACCAGGATTCTGGCGACCCGCGACTTGTAGTGAACCTCGCCTCCCAAACCGAAGTAACGCTGCTCGATAGCCCGGGCAAACTCCAAG is a genomic window of Dehalococcoidia bacterium containing:
- a CDS encoding alpha/beta hydrolase, which encodes MKNLRKYGTKPFNVAVIHGGPGAPGELAPVARELSSVRGVLEPLQTATTLEGQVQELKAVLEKNGDLPVTLIGFSWGAMLSFIFTARYPPLVKKLILIASGAYEEKYADNIMKTRLSRLSEVDREEALSLMETLSDPTTLDKNTPMARLGELISGADSYNPLPHESEILECQYDIYKSVWEQAMKLRSSGKLLELGKRIQCPVVAIHGDYDPHLAEGIKDPLSRILEDFRFILLEKCGHYPWIERSARDRFYGILKKEV
- a CDS encoding NAD(P)/FAD-dependent oxidoreductase, producing the protein MEKSIIIIGAGIAGLSAGCYGQMNGYRTCIFEMDNARPGGLCTSWKRKGYTIDGCIHVLTGTAPGTGFYRIWEELGAVQGRVMINHEEYVRIEGEGGKVFIVHADINRLEQHMKELAPEDQDVIAVFIKAIHSFTRFDMPIEKAPELYGTIDGLRMMFTMFPNLRLMRKWGRISVQDFAKSFKNPFLREAFSLTSDIPDFPMTAMLMLLAMMHLKTAGYPVGGSLEFARAIEQRYFGLGGEVHYKSRVARILVKNDQVVGVRLADGTEHRSDIVISAADGRTTIFDMLDGKYINDKIQGYYDKLPLVSPLIHIGLGVIRSFDELPHSVIGINYPLDEPVTIGGKELKRMGAHIYNFDPSLAPAGKTLVRLILNSDYEYWNQLNRDPERYKAEKEQIADKVIALLDQRFPGLADQVEVRDVATPITFERYTGNWQGSYQGWQVSTKTMGMRMSKTLPGLKNFYMAGKWVEPGGTVPMAAMSGRNVTQIICKRDKKQFITSTP